In the Syntrophus aciditrophicus SB genome, TTTTTCGCCAACGGCAACGGTGCACCCATCTCCCACGTGGGGATCTATATCGGCGACGGGCGGTTTATCCACGCGCCGGCCACGGGCAAAAACATCCGCGTCGAATCCCTGGACAGAGACTACTACGCGAGGCGTTACGCGGGCAGCCGGACGTATCTGTAAAATCTTGACTATGGAGACCCGGCAGCGTTTCTTGTCGAAATTACAATCATATACAGATTACACAAGTGAAATTCTGTCAACAGGTATGTCACGGAAATCAAATCCCGTGCATTTTGTGGAATTATGGTGTTTTGCCTGTTGACTTTGAGCATTTTTTAAATAAGATGAATCCTTCCGAAAAGACGGACATTCATTGTTAATTTCGTGGAAACATTACGGGAAAGAGAAAGGTTGCCTGCAATGCTGGAACTCAGAGATCTGCACTTTGCGGTGGACCGCGGCGAGGGCTCCGAAGGCGGAGGAAAGCGCGGGATCATCAACGGTATCAATTTTAATTTCGAAAAGGGGAAATTCTATGCCATCACCGGTCCCAACGGTAGCGGCAAAACGACCCTGGCAAAACTGATCATGGGCATCAATCCGGTCACGTCCGGATCGATTATCTTTGACGGTCAGGATATTACGGATTTTTCCATCACGGATCGGGCCAAGGCCGGCATCGCTTACAGCTTCCAGCAGCCGGCCCGTTTCAAGGGGATCACCTTCCGGGAACTGCTGAGCCTGGCCACAGGCATCGAGGAGGAGGACAAGCTGGTCGAACTGCTCATGCGCGTGGGGATCTGCCCCCTCGACTTCCTGGACAAGGCGGTGGACGCGAAACTCTCCGGCGGCGAAATCAAGAAGATCGAACTGGCCACCACCATCGCCCGCAATCCCAAGCTGGCTATCTACGACGAACCCGACACGGGGATCGACCTGTGGACCATCGGCCCCATGGTGGACCTTCTTAAAAAAGAGCAGAAAGAATACGGCACGACGACGATCGTGGTCAGCCATAACAAGGTCTTTCTGGATGCGGCCGACGAGATCCTGATCATCAATGGCGGGCAGTTTGTTTTCCGCGGCACCCTGGACGAAGCACTGCCCCTGCTCAACGATCTGAGTATCTGTAATTTCAAACCCTGCTGCGAAGGAGAGGAACACAATGTTAGATGCTTTAGATAAGGACCTGCTCAAGGCTGTCGCCGACCTGGAAGACATTCCCAAGGGGGCCTACAATATAAGAAAGAACGGGAAACTGCTGACACGGGCAACCACCGCCAATATCGATATCGAAAGCAACGCCGACGGCACGGGGATCGTGGTGACCATCGCGCCGGGGACGAAAGACGAATCGGTGCATATCCCCGTGATTCTCAGCCAGGCAGGCCTCTACGATGTGGTTTACAACAACTTCATCATCGGCGATGGGGCGGACGTGACCATCGTGGCGGGCTGCGGCATCCACTGCGGGACGGCCAGCCCGGAAGGGCACGCGGGCATCCATGAATTCCGCGTCGGCAAAGGGGCAAAGGTGAAATACGTGGAGAAGCATTACGCCACGGGTGCTGGATCGGGCAGGCGGACGCTCAATCCCACGACGAAGGTTTTTCTTGCGGAAGGGGCGCAGGCGGAAATGGAACTGACCCAGATCGGCGGCGTGGATGAGGCCAATCGCGTCAATGAAGCGACCCTGGAGGCGAACAGCCTGCTGATGATCATGGAGCGCGTCCTGACGGAGAAGGAGCAGTCGGCCGTATCGAAAAATGAAATCAGGCTGGCGGGCGACAACAGCCGGGCCAACATGATTTCCCGTTCCGTCATCAAGGGAAACTCCAATCAGAATTTCTACGCAACCATCGAGGCCCTGGCGAAATGCTTCGGTCACATCGAATGCGACGCCATCATCATGGACAACGGAACCAACGAGACCATCCCCTCTCTGAAGGCCAAACACTCTGACGCCGAACTCACCCACGAGGCTTCCATCGGCAAGATCGCCAGCGACCAGCTCATGAAGCTCATGAGCCTCGGCCTTTCCTACGACGACGCCGTCAACCGCATCATCCAGGGCTTCCTGAAGTAGAAAGCGAGGGGTGAGGAGAGATAAATCGCAATGAAAATAGAGAATCTGATGGTGACAGGGGGCTGCGGGTTTATCGGCAGCAACTTTATTCGATATCTGCTGGAAGAGGCGAATTTTGCGGGGCGGATTGTCAATGTGGACAAGTTGACGTACGCGGGCAATCCGGAAAATCTGGCGGGGCTGGCAGAAAAATTCGGGGAGCGATACTGCTTTGAAAAGGCGGATATCTGCGATGCCGACCGGATGAAGGCAATTTTTGCGGAATACGAAATCGACGCCGTCTGCCATTTTGCCGCCGAGTCTCATGTGGACCGGTCGATCCGCAGGCCGGAGAGCTTCATCCAGACCAACATCGTGGGGACATTCAATCTGCTCGAACTGGCCAGGGCGCGGGGGGATCGCTTCCAGATTTTCCATCACGTCAGCACGGACGAGGTTTATGGCAGCCTGGGGCCGGAAGGCTACTTCACGGAGGAGACTCCGTATCGGCCTAACAGTCCCTATTCCGCTTCCAAGGCGTCGTCGGATCACTTGGTACGGGCCTATCACGTGACTTATGGCCTTCCCATTACCCTTTCCAACTGCTCCAACAATTACGGACCCTATCAGTTTCCCGAGAAGCTCATCCCCCTGATCGTCATCAACGCCCTGGAAGGCAAGACCCTCCCGGTTTACGGCGACGGGAAGAACGTCCGGGACTGGCTGTATGTCCGCGATCATTGCGAGGCGATCTGGACGATCATGAATTCCGGCCGCCGGGGGGAAACCTACAACGTGGGCGGCCAGTCTGAGATGGAGAACATCGCCATTGTCCGGCTGATCTGTGATATCCTCGATGAAGTGCGTCCGGCGGGTGATGGGAAATCCCGGCAGGAGCTGATCACCTTCGTGGCGGACCGTCCCGGGCATGATCACCGCTACGCCATCGATTTTACGAAACTGAATGCGGAATTGAAGTGGAGTCCCCGGGAGTCCTTTACCACGGGGTTGAGACGGACGATCAACTGGTATCTCGACAATCCCGGATGGATCGACCGGATACGCAGCGGGGCATATGCCGCATGGATCGATGAACAATACGGGGATTCATCCGTCAGTCAGACAGCAGCCGTGGAAAAATAGAGCGGTTGAAACAGGCCGGAAAAAACAAGGAGAAATCGGAGGACAGGAAAAGAATGGATGCCTTTCTCAATGAACCGATGGCCTTCCGGGGGATTCTCTGGGGGCAGCGCCGGGATAGCCTGACCGGCCGGACCTTTCTGCCTGTCCGTGAGGACGGGGACATCACGTCTTTCCGCCTGGAGGGAGACCTGCTGGAGATCGACGACACGAAGGTTTCCGACATCGTTTACTCCTTTTACCGGAACCGGTTTTACCGCGTCAGCGTCATCGTCGATTCCCGTGAAGATTTCAAGAAAATCAGAAGACACTTTTTTGACACCCACGGCGAAGGCGTCTCCGTAAGCAACGAAGAGGAGGAGACGGAAAGCTGTTACTGGGCGGGCGCCGAACTGGATATCTGCCTCAGATACAGCGAAAAATCAGGCGGCCGCATCGAATACTCCTTCCGCCCCATTCACAAACGGGAAGAAAAAGAAGCCAAGCTGAAAGCCATCCACGACTGGGAAAAATAAGTCCGGTTTACTGCTGCAGCCAGTTCTTGATGCGGGGGGCTTCGGTGGAAAGCCAGCGGGGAGAAAGGCGCAGATCGAGAAACAGGCGGAAGAGTGAAATCATCGTTTTTGTGGCCGTCTCGATCAGATACATCCGTTCGAGGATCGCGCCGTCGCGGTCTTCCGGGTCGTCCAGCTTGTCCGTCATGACGGGGAGCTTCAGGGACTGGAAGGAGAAACGATCAGCCTTCAGAGTGAATTCCCAGTTATCTTCATCCTTGCCCAGCTTGATCCGGGCTTCTTTGATCTTCTTTCCCTGGCGCAGGGCTTCCTTCCCCTCTCGCAGATCGGCGTGCATCCCCTGACAGACCACGGTTTCCGCGTATTCCCCGTCTCCCGATTCGAGGACCAGGCGGCGGACGAAGATCAGCTCCACATCCCCCTTCCCTGGAAT is a window encoding:
- a CDS encoding ABC transporter ATP-binding protein, which gives rise to MLELRDLHFAVDRGEGSEGGGKRGIINGINFNFEKGKFYAITGPNGSGKTTLAKLIMGINPVTSGSIIFDGQDITDFSITDRAKAGIAYSFQQPARFKGITFRELLSLATGIEEEDKLVELLMRVGICPLDFLDKAVDAKLSGGEIKKIELATTIARNPKLAIYDEPDTGIDLWTIGPMVDLLKKEQKEYGTTTIVVSHNKVFLDAADEILIINGGQFVFRGTLDEALPLLNDLSICNFKPCCEGEEHNVRCFR
- the rfbB gene encoding dTDP-glucose 4,6-dehydratase, which translates into the protein MKIENLMVTGGCGFIGSNFIRYLLEEANFAGRIVNVDKLTYAGNPENLAGLAEKFGERYCFEKADICDADRMKAIFAEYEIDAVCHFAAESHVDRSIRRPESFIQTNIVGTFNLLELARARGDRFQIFHHVSTDEVYGSLGPEGYFTEETPYRPNSPYSASKASSDHLVRAYHVTYGLPITLSNCSNNYGPYQFPEKLIPLIVINALEGKTLPVYGDGKNVRDWLYVRDHCEAIWTIMNSGRRGETYNVGGQSEMENIAIVRLICDILDEVRPAGDGKSRQELITFVADRPGHDHRYAIDFTKLNAELKWSPRESFTTGLRRTINWYLDNPGWIDRIRSGAYAAWIDEQYGDSSVSQTAAVEK
- a CDS encoding SufB/SufD family protein gives rise to the protein MLDALDKDLLKAVADLEDIPKGAYNIRKNGKLLTRATTANIDIESNADGTGIVVTIAPGTKDESVHIPVILSQAGLYDVVYNNFIIGDGADVTIVAGCGIHCGTASPEGHAGIHEFRVGKGAKVKYVEKHYATGAGSGRRTLNPTTKVFLAEGAQAEMELTQIGGVDEANRVNEATLEANSLLMIMERVLTEKEQSAVSKNEIRLAGDNSRANMISRSVIKGNSNQNFYATIEALAKCFGHIECDAIIMDNGTNETIPSLKAKHSDAELTHEASIGKIASDQLMKLMSLGLSYDDAVNRIIQGFLK